One Deinococcus radiotolerans DNA window includes the following coding sequences:
- a CDS encoding ATP-binding protein — protein MTEGVQLHVQVPGHPGRPAVGLDLLGPFRLALDGQPIEIRSLKGRALLSVLALEGATSRERLATLLWQREDQRALLSLRNALLAIRRDLGAHQGVLGVDGRHLSLLGPLDSDVSRMAAVSGTDLISLWRGPALQDLTVRDSPPWDEWQDRHAAALTARYVRCLHDAALKAARAGDLRLSERLATHALSVDPLSEEVASHLIHLYATTDRPDAARHLSEQFRREVQPALFTPVQAPSIQITRPAPITLPTPLTSFVGRHQERHLLLEALTAPDTRLVTVYGPGGIGKTRLAAEVARAFAALPGVTGVVHVDLNELSRPGDLAGALAERLGLPPSRDLWPDLQRHLEQQHALIVLDSFEGALSETPALLNLLRHSPRLRALVTSRQILGSDAETVLHLGGLSLPDPAATWPAGYGSEAVQLFEQRARQANLAFSLTPELLPLVARVCRDVDGTPLALELAAAWLRYTTLTDLAHALDTDVLALASPHHDPPPRHSSMRAVFEQSWQRLTARGRSALSSLGVFPVSFSSAAALAVTALGPADLQALIDDSMLSFDGRRYRFHPLLRQFVQERLRESPALHRTLMDRHAAYYLDQLGQLSAAASGGLSESLLTFLRAEEGHVLQGVEWSAAQGDYARLPGIVEAIQWDFALRSRVADALTLLRRLLNQVPPQEVRWAHVRAALLTSLGWYEQFVGDLNEAQALCTEALEHARLAGNDLQICRAASGLGEVYFRTGRSWLAVPLFTEAARLAGQDAVRTFRIQANLGAALAFTGQLSEARKTFEATRRALDSGRVNQPMDAVIHAAREGVAAMEALDFTQAVTAFERGLTQAQRIHSEGQMWGLRGWLAAAYVERAQQLGTPEDLLEARRICRAALGHDARCADPIPLALLHGVNGYLAHLVGDTELAGREVRLSLQLALRSGSILGMLWSIPFFVQVVHLTGRHRAVCARIYASSCSDPWTRWHLARHWPEFAQHPHAPDDHTDLASLIAALLAV, from the coding sequence ATGACCGAAGGGGTACAACTGCACGTTCAGGTGCCGGGCCACCCGGGCAGGCCAGCCGTGGGCCTGGACCTACTTGGCCCGTTCCGTCTCGCGCTGGACGGTCAGCCGATCGAGATCCGGTCGCTCAAGGGCCGGGCCCTGCTGAGTGTCCTGGCGCTTGAGGGCGCTACGTCCCGCGAGCGACTGGCGACCCTGCTGTGGCAACGTGAAGATCAGCGGGCGCTGTTGAGTCTACGGAACGCGTTACTGGCGATCCGGCGGGACCTGGGCGCGCATCAGGGGGTGCTGGGCGTGGATGGCCGGCACCTGAGTCTGCTGGGCCCGCTGGACTCTGACGTGTCCCGGATGGCCGCCGTCAGCGGGACGGACCTGATCAGCCTGTGGCGGGGTCCAGCCCTACAGGACCTCACAGTGCGCGACTCACCCCCGTGGGACGAGTGGCAGGACCGCCACGCCGCGGCCCTCACGGCGCGGTACGTCCGGTGCCTGCACGACGCGGCCCTGAAAGCGGCCCGCGCCGGCGACCTGCGCCTCAGTGAGCGGCTCGCCACGCATGCCCTGAGCGTGGACCCCCTGTCCGAGGAAGTCGCCTCGCACCTCATCCACCTGTACGCCACCACTGACCGGCCCGACGCGGCGCGGCACCTGTCCGAGCAGTTCAGGCGCGAGGTCCAGCCGGCGCTGTTCACGCCCGTCCAGGCGCCGTCCATTCAGATCACGCGTCCGGCGCCCATCACGCTCCCGACGCCACTGACGTCGTTCGTGGGGCGCCACCAGGAACGGCATCTGCTGCTTGAGGCCCTGACCGCACCTGATACTCGCCTGGTCACGGTGTACGGCCCGGGTGGCATCGGGAAAACCCGCCTCGCCGCTGAGGTCGCGCGTGCGTTCGCCGCGCTGCCGGGCGTGACCGGCGTCGTGCACGTGGATCTGAACGAGCTCAGCCGCCCTGGCGACCTGGCCGGCGCCCTGGCCGAACGCCTGGGCCTGCCGCCCTCCCGGGACTTGTGGCCGGATCTGCAGCGCCACCTGGAACAGCAGCACGCGCTGATTGTCCTCGACAGCTTTGAAGGTGCCCTGTCCGAGACCCCGGCCCTGCTCAACCTGCTGCGGCACAGCCCTCGCCTACGGGCGCTCGTCACGTCCCGGCAGATCCTCGGCTCCGACGCCGAGACCGTGCTTCATCTCGGGGGCCTCTCCCTGCCCGACCCGGCGGCCACGTGGCCCGCGGGTTACGGGTCCGAAGCGGTGCAGCTGTTCGAACAGCGTGCCCGGCAGGCGAACCTCGCCTTCTCCCTCACGCCTGAACTGCTGCCCCTGGTGGCGCGGGTGTGCCGGGATGTGGACGGGACGCCGCTGGCCCTGGAACTCGCCGCCGCCTGGCTCCGGTACACGACCCTGACCGACCTGGCCCACGCTTTGGACACCGACGTGCTGGCCCTGGCCTCACCCCATCACGACCCGCCGCCCCGCCACAGTTCCATGCGGGCCGTTTTCGAGCAGTCCTGGCAGCGCCTGACGGCTCGTGGACGCTCGGCCCTGAGCAGTCTGGGTGTCTTCCCGGTCAGTTTCAGCAGTGCGGCGGCGTTGGCCGTCACGGCACTCGGCCCGGCCGACCTCCAGGCGCTGATTGATGACAGCATGCTCAGCTTCGACGGGCGCCGTTACCGTTTCCATCCACTTCTGCGGCAGTTTGTTCAGGAGCGGCTGCGCGAGTCACCCGCTCTGCACCGCACGCTGATGGACCGGCACGCCGCGTACTACCTGGATCAGCTCGGGCAGCTGAGCGCCGCGGCCAGCGGGGGCCTCTCTGAGTCCCTCCTGACGTTCCTCCGTGCCGAGGAAGGGCACGTGCTGCAAGGCGTCGAGTGGAGCGCTGCCCAGGGTGACTACGCCCGGCTGCCCGGCATCGTCGAGGCCATCCAGTGGGATTTCGCGCTGCGCAGCCGGGTGGCCGACGCGCTGACCCTCCTGCGGCGCCTGCTGAACCAGGTGCCGCCTCAGGAGGTGCGCTGGGCTCACGTCCGCGCGGCACTCCTGACCTCCCTGGGCTGGTACGAACAGTTCGTCGGGGACCTGAACGAGGCGCAGGCCCTGTGCACCGAGGCGCTCGAACACGCCCGCCTCGCCGGGAATGACCTACAGATCTGCCGCGCGGCCAGCGGGCTGGGCGAGGTGTACTTCCGCACGGGCCGCTCCTGGCTAGCCGTGCCGCTGTTCACGGAAGCGGCGCGCCTGGCTGGGCAGGACGCCGTCCGGACGTTCCGCATCCAGGCGAACCTGGGTGCGGCGCTCGCCTTCACCGGTCAGCTCAGCGAGGCCCGCAAGACATTCGAGGCCACGCGCCGCGCCCTGGACTCCGGCCGGGTAAACCAGCCCATGGACGCCGTGATCCACGCGGCCCGCGAGGGCGTCGCGGCCATGGAAGCCCTGGACTTCACGCAGGCCGTCACGGCCTTCGAGCGCGGCCTGACACAGGCCCAGCGCATCCACTCCGAAGGGCAGATGTGGGGCCTGCGCGGTTGGCTGGCAGCAGCGTACGTGGAGCGCGCCCAACAGCTCGGCACGCCAGAGGACCTGCTAGAGGCGAGGCGCATCTGCCGGGCCGCCCTGGGGCATGACGCTCGGTGCGCCGACCCGATTCCCCTGGCGCTTCTGCACGGGGTGAACGGCTACCTCGCCCACCTGGTGGGGGACACGGAACTCGCCGGGCGCGAAGTGCGGCTCAGCCTGCAACTGGCCCTGCGGTCCGGAAGCATCCTCGGGATGCTGTGGTCCATTCCGTTCTTCGTGCAGGTCGTGCACCTGACGGGCAGGCACCGGGCCGTGTGCGCCCGCATCTACGCCAGTTCCTGCTCTGACCCCTGGACGCGGTGGCACCTGGCCCGCCACTGGCCGGAATTCGCCCAGCACCCACACGCACCGGACGATCACACCGACCTGGCCTCCCTCATTGCGGCGCTGCTGGCCGTGTAG
- a CDS encoding DUF2382 domain-containing protein, with protein MDNDTEVKRVPVGTLELREERATFAKQRVLAGQVIVRRERRTRVETVEVELTEEVLVIEVAAGHGQVLLDGVQLEPGTIREIQLTQEQVQVVKQVYAVQDVHLTRETRTVQHTVPVELAYEELAVDRRNVHGQLVVQPPPGEEES; from the coding sequence ATGGACAACGACACTGAAGTGAAGAGGGTGCCGGTGGGCACCCTTGAGTTACGCGAGGAGCGGGCCACCTTCGCCAAACAGCGGGTGCTGGCCGGGCAGGTGATCGTCCGCCGCGAACGCCGGACCCGTGTGGAGACCGTCGAGGTTGAACTGACCGAAGAGGTGCTCGTCATCGAAGTTGCGGCCGGTCACGGGCAGGTTCTACTGGACGGCGTACAGCTGGAGCCAGGGACGATCAGGGAAATCCAACTCACTCAGGAGCAGGTGCAGGTGGTCAAGCAGGTGTACGCCGTTCAGGACGTCCACCTGACCCGGGAAACACGGACGGTGCAGCACACGGTCCCGGTCGAGCTGGCGTACGAGGAACTCGCAGTGGACCGGCGGAACGTGCACGGGCAGCTGGTAGTCCAGCCCCCACCGGGTGAAGAGGAGTCCTGA
- a CDS encoding PRC and DUF2382 domain-containing protein, which translates to MARLMPVSELIRDRNYDVGDTYDIVGRHAYAQNGEKVGTVREILTDGSGRIRYFVLDVGGWFSAKEVMVPVGSARIEEDGVYFDQLTRDQVKDMSTYTAGQDYTYDNQVEDIRVLYGVDRARQQTTPGEFVYRDDDEAYRTPQRLQLLEERLQVNKDRYVAGQVEIGKHVETRTENVTVGLEREELVIERRPVSEARPVEGAVTLGEGTETVRVDLEAERADVSKQAYVTEEVEVGKRTVTEQQTVTETVGREVLDVNQSGQVTVQGGDTALRADDRTLGERAADAVDPLDGKIDRR; encoded by the coding sequence ATGGCGAGACTGATGCCTGTATCCGAGCTGATCCGCGACCGCAACTACGACGTGGGCGACACGTACGACATCGTGGGCCGCCACGCCTACGCCCAGAACGGTGAGAAGGTCGGCACCGTCCGCGAAATCCTGACGGACGGCAGCGGCCGCATCCGGTACTTCGTTCTGGATGTGGGGGGCTGGTTCAGCGCCAAGGAAGTGATGGTTCCCGTCGGGTCCGCCCGCATCGAGGAGGACGGCGTGTACTTTGACCAGCTGACCCGGGATCAGGTCAAGGACATGTCCACCTACACGGCAGGACAGGACTACACCTATGACAATCAGGTGGAGGACATCCGCGTGCTGTACGGCGTGGACAGGGCACGGCAGCAGACCACGCCCGGCGAGTTCGTCTACCGGGACGATGACGAAGCCTACCGCACCCCGCAGCGGCTCCAGCTGCTCGAAGAGCGACTTCAGGTGAACAAGGACCGCTACGTGGCCGGGCAAGTCGAGATCGGCAAGCACGTGGAAACCCGGACGGAGAACGTCACCGTAGGTCTGGAGCGCGAAGAGCTGGTGATCGAGCGGCGCCCTGTGAGCGAAGCGCGTCCTGTGGAAGGAGCCGTCACGCTTGGAGAAGGGACCGAGACGGTCCGGGTCGATCTGGAAGCCGAACGGGCCGATGTGAGCAAGCAGGCGTACGTGACGGAGGAAGTCGAGGTGGGCAAGCGCACCGTGACCGAACAGCAGACCGTCACCGAGACGGTAGGCCGTGAAGTGCTGGACGTGAATCAGTCGGGTCAGGTTACCGTTCAGGGCGGCGACACGGCGCTGCGGGCAGATGACCGCACGCTCGGCGAGCGGGCTGCAGACGCTGTAGATCCCCTCGACGGGAAGATCGACCGCCGCTGA
- a CDS encoding potassium/proton antiporter, with protein sequence MNHVNPIDLPILIISALLLVGLFASKLGGRLGVPGLVLFLIIGMLAGSEGPGGIDFENYGLTQAVGIITLAFILYSGGLETNWSHTRPALRGGLVLATVGVLLTTSLVAAVAHALLGLPWLTSFLLGAVVSSTDASAVFSVLKERALGLKGQIKPLLEFESGVNDPMAIFLVIGLTSLIGHPGTPWPEMLLLFVKQMLLGAAFGAGLGWLAVRTFNRIDLPSEGLYTVLSVALVGLVYALTALVGGSGFLAVYIAGVVLGNSTFVHKRSLRHWHEGLTYLLEIGMFLLLGLLVFPSKVVEIAVPGLLISLFLMFVARPVAVFVSLALTRMPVRHQGMVAWVGLRGAVPIILATFPLLEHLPGSQTIFNVAFFIMLTSLLIQGTTLPAVARWLGVEEQASGPNTQRLLFTPTGAGKNDLVEVVVPPQSQVVGQRIVDLRFPAEALILLIHRAGEYIVPNGSTIIQAGDELQVLGSREFADEVRARIEPKGPQPA encoded by the coding sequence ATGAATCACGTCAACCCCATTGATCTGCCCATCCTGATCATTTCGGCCCTGCTGCTCGTGGGCCTGTTCGCCAGTAAACTTGGCGGCCGCCTCGGGGTGCCCGGCTTGGTGCTGTTCCTCATCATCGGGATGCTGGCGGGCAGTGAGGGCCCGGGCGGCATCGACTTCGAGAACTACGGTCTCACGCAGGCGGTGGGCATCATCACCCTCGCGTTCATCCTCTACTCCGGTGGGCTGGAGACGAACTGGTCGCATACGCGCCCAGCTCTGCGCGGCGGTCTGGTCCTGGCCACCGTGGGCGTGCTGCTCACCACCTCGCTGGTCGCCGCGGTGGCGCACGCGCTGCTCGGCCTGCCCTGGCTGACGAGTTTCCTGCTGGGGGCGGTGGTTTCCAGTACGGACGCCAGCGCCGTGTTCTCCGTGCTCAAGGAACGGGCCCTGGGTCTGAAGGGCCAGATCAAGCCGCTGCTGGAGTTCGAGTCCGGCGTGAACGACCCGATGGCGATCTTCCTCGTCATTGGCCTCACGTCCCTGATCGGGCATCCCGGCACGCCATGGCCCGAGATGCTGCTCCTGTTCGTCAAGCAGATGCTGCTGGGCGCCGCCTTCGGCGCGGGCCTGGGCTGGCTGGCCGTGCGGACCTTCAACCGGATTGACCTGCCCTCCGAAGGGCTGTACACCGTCCTGTCCGTCGCGCTGGTCGGGTTGGTCTACGCCCTGACGGCGCTGGTGGGCGGCAGCGGCTTCCTGGCGGTGTACATCGCGGGCGTGGTCCTGGGGAACAGCACCTTCGTGCACAAGCGCAGCCTGCGCCACTGGCACGAGGGCCTCACGTACCTGCTGGAAATCGGGATGTTCCTGCTCCTGGGCCTGCTGGTCTTTCCGTCCAAAGTGGTGGAGATCGCCGTTCCTGGTCTCCTGATCTCACTGTTCCTGATGTTCGTCGCGCGTCCCGTTGCCGTCTTCGTAAGCCTGGCCCTGACCCGGATGCCCGTCCGGCATCAGGGCATGGTGGCCTGGGTGGGGCTGCGCGGCGCCGTTCCGATCATCCTGGCGACCTTTCCGCTGCTGGAGCACCTGCCGGGCTCGCAGACGATCTTCAACGTGGCGTTCTTCATCATGCTGACCAGCCTGCTGATTCAGGGCACCACCCTGCCGGCCGTCGCGCGCTGGCTGGGCGTGGAGGAACAGGCATCCGGGCCGAACACGCAGCGTCTGCTGTTCACGCCGACCGGGGCGGGCAAGAACGACCTGGTGGAGGTGGTGGTGCCGCCACAGTCGCAGGTGGTGGGGCAGCGCATCGTGGACCTGCGCTTTCCGGCCGAGGCGCTGATCCTCCTGATCCACCGGGCGGGCGAGTACATCGTGCCGAACGGCTCAACGATCATCCAGGCGGGTGATGAACTGCAGGTTCTGGGCAGCCGCGAGTTCGCCGATGAGGTCCGGGCCCGCATCGAACCGAAGGGCCCACAACCGGCCTGA
- a CDS encoding sensor histidine kinase, whose product MTHDPSSPASTAPLESLEAQVRALQAEVAQARALFQDAPHATYLLDDQARLEDLNAQGAALIGVTPGALRGRLLSSVLSADTRFALGALLHRMFSGQDARPTEVRLVTASGTERDLLLSASLHVRSAGTRLCQLTATDVTAFKSAHQTLLSTTQQLEQDLERQLGRFAALGDEYKEVMLAAERELGTTLTREQNVLSLMHRQSTPDGWPRSLGHVTQAVQDTQGLLTSLKGYMQARLIRARLWPVDLNKVLREVLRELEPLQAERTVHLTCPPLPVLHSDHQVLHILLREYLANALKFTRTWPEARLHLLVREAEQEYWIGVQDNGVGFNMRQKDNAFELFGRLHSAERYEGPGLGLTVVRRLCERFGGRAWGEGREDQGATFWFAWPKAPTP is encoded by the coding sequence ATGACCCACGATCCATCCTCTCCCGCTTCCACCGCCCCACTCGAATCGCTCGAGGCTCAGGTGCGGGCGTTGCAGGCGGAAGTCGCCCAGGCCAGGGCCCTCTTCCAGGACGCGCCGCACGCCACGTACCTCCTCGACGATCAGGCCCGACTTGAGGACCTCAATGCCCAGGGCGCTGCCCTGATCGGCGTCACTCCGGGCGCGCTGCGCGGCCGCCTGCTCAGCAGCGTCCTGAGCGCCGACACGCGCTTCGCTCTGGGGGCCCTCCTGCACCGTATGTTCAGCGGGCAGGACGCCCGCCCGACTGAGGTGCGCCTCGTCACGGCCAGCGGGACAGAACGGGACCTGCTACTGTCCGCCAGCCTGCACGTCCGCTCGGCCGGCACGCGGCTGTGCCAGCTCACCGCCACGGACGTCACCGCCTTCAAATCGGCGCACCAGACGCTCCTGAGCACCACCCAGCAGCTGGAGCAGGACCTGGAACGTCAGCTCGGCCGCTTCGCCGCGCTCGGGGACGAGTACAAGGAGGTCATGCTGGCCGCCGAACGTGAACTCGGCACCACCCTGACCCGCGAGCAGAACGTCCTGAGCCTGATGCACCGGCAGAGCACGCCCGACGGCTGGCCCCGCTCCCTGGGACATGTCACCCAGGCCGTGCAGGACACGCAGGGCCTGCTGACGTCCCTGAAGGGCTACATGCAGGCCCGGCTGATCCGGGCGCGCCTGTGGCCCGTGGACCTGAATAAGGTGCTCCGGGAGGTCCTGAGGGAACTGGAGCCGCTTCAGGCCGAGCGGACCGTGCACCTGACCTGCCCGCCCCTGCCCGTGCTGCACAGTGACCATCAGGTGCTGCACATCCTGCTGCGCGAGTACCTGGCCAACGCCCTGAAATTCACCCGAACGTGGCCCGAAGCGCGGCTGCACCTGCTGGTCCGCGAGGCCGAGCAAGAGTACTGGATTGGCGTTCAGGACAACGGCGTGGGTTTCAACATGCGGCAGAAGGACAATGCGTTCGAGCTGTTCGGTCGCCTGCACTCAGCTGAACGCTACGAGGGCCCTGGGCTGGGCCTGACCGTGGTGCGGCGCCTGTGCGAGCGGTTCGGTGGTCGCGCCTGGGGCGAAGGCAGGGAGGACCAGGGCGCCACCTTCTGGTTCGCGTGGCCTAAGGCGCCCACTCCCTGA